The genomic stretch ACCCAGCGCCAGCAACCGGTCGGGGTCGAGCGAAACGGCTATCTCCCGATCGACGCCGCCGAGACGCTCGACTTTCTGGACGCCTGGAAGGGCGAGAAGCTCGCGGTTGATGGTGTCGTCCACGAACCACGACGCGTCGAGCAACGACATGTCGGGGGCTTGCACCGTGTAATAGAGGATCGCCCCACCCTCGACATCGACACGCGAGACGATCGGCTCCTGGATCGATTTGGGCAGCTCGGACCTGACCTGGCCAACGGCCTCGCGCACGTCACTGGTCGCCCGGTCTGGATCTATGCCGATCTTGAACTCGATGGTGGTCGTCGACACGCCATCCTTGATGGTCGAGCTGATGTGGTTGACCCCGGCGAGACCGGAGGCGGCCCCTTCGATGCGGCGCGTAACCTGGTTTTCCAACTCGGCCGGTGCCGCGCTCGCTTGCGACACAGTGACGGTGACGATCGGAAACGACAGGCTCGGATTGGCATTGACCGGCAAGCGCAGAAACGCCGCCAGTCCGGCCAGCGTGGCGACGACAAACAGCACGATGGTGGGTACCGGTTTGCGGATCGCCCACGCGGAAATGTTGCTGATCACGGACGGGTACTTCCGGTGATCGCACCGATGTCGACCGTCGCCACCGCATCGCCTTCGCGCAGCCACGCGCCAGCCCTGGCGACGACGACGTCGCCTGTCTTGAGACCGGCAACGATTTCGAGCCTGCCATTGTCCCGCAGGCCGGTTTCGACCGCACGCAGCATCGCCCGGCCGCGCTCGACCACAAAGACCGAGGTCTTGTCGCTTTCGCTGTCATAGAGAAGTGCTGAATCGTCGATGACGATAGCCTCACGCTTCGCCACCACAATTTCGGCGCGGCCAAAGGCGCCGGGGAACAGTCCGGCGTCGTACTCAAGCGCGATCCTAGCCCCGCCAAGACGCGTGTCGCGATCGATCTTTGGCGTGATCATCCGCACCTTGCCGCTGATTGCATCGTCGCTGCCGGGAAGTCTCACTTTTGCCGGCTGGCCTACGGCCAGTTGTGGCAGCTCGCTTTCGGGAATGTCGGCGGCCAGTTCGACCTCGCCATCGCGGATCAAGCGGACCAGCGGCTCCGATCCGGTGAGGGCGCCGGCATTGGCATGGCGTTCGGAGACGACACCACCCACGGGCGCCACGACGACTGCGCGTTCGCGCAACCGGCGGGATTCCGAGAGCTGGGCTTCAGCCTGGCTGAGCTCGGCCTGTGCCACGGCGACGCCCTGGATGGCGACCGCTGCCGCCGACGTGCGTTCGTCGTAGACCTGCCCGGAAACCGTCCCCGATGCCTTGAGCCGGATGGCGCGCTCCAGTGTGGCTTGCGCCTGCGCGGCCGTTGCCTGCTGCTGGGCGACAGCTGCACTTGCGCGTGCGACGCGGCCTTCGGCCTCGCGCAGCTGATTGTCGAGCATGGCCGTGTCGAGCCGCACCAGAACCTGCCCGGCCTTGACACGATCGCCGACCTCGACCTCGACGCCTGATATGCGCTGGTCCTGTTGGGGAGCACCAACCGCGATCTCCTCGCGGGCGGCGAGAACGCCACTGAAAGACAATGTCCATTCGCTCATGCCGCTTGCA from Mesorhizobium sp. NZP2077 encodes the following:
- a CDS encoding efflux RND transporter periplasmic adaptor subunit, which gives rise to MTRPFCYKCGSAAALAITFLVSASTTHSAGVTSAATVQTEAAKRMVSTFVVASGMSEWTLSFSGVLAAREEIAVGAPQQDQRISGVEVEVGDRVKAGQVLVRLDTAMLDNQLREAEGRVARASAAVAQQQATAAQAQATLERAIRLKASGTVSGQVYDERTSAAAVAIQGVAVAQAELSQAEAQLSESRRLRERAVVVAPVGGVVSERHANAGALTGSEPLVRLIRDGEVELAADIPESELPQLAVGQPAKVRLPGSDDAISGKVRMITPKIDRDTRLGGARIALEYDAGLFPGAFGRAEIVVAKREAIVIDDSALLYDSESDKTSVFVVERGRAMLRAVETGLRDNGRLEIVAGLKTGDVVVARAGAWLREGDAVATVDIGAITGSTRP